One Mucilaginibacter ginkgonis genomic region harbors:
- a CDS encoding Gfo/Idh/MocA family protein encodes MDQINWGLIGCGNVTELKSGPAFNKVPNSQLKAVMRRDGEKAADYARRHGVEQWYDNAYKMMAEAGINSVYIATPPSSHVEYTLAGLERGLNVYVEKPVTRNAAEAQQIADAVAASGGKLTVAHYRRALPMFLYIKQLIDEQAIGEIRTVQIRMWKTAQAEQIQQTENNWRVQPEISGGGYFHDLAPHQLDLMLYYFGKPVKYQGYSLNQANQYPADDHTCGSIIFENNVVVNGSWSFNVAKNQITDSCEIIGTKGKVSFPFFGFTVALETDDINETKTFTHPQHIQQPMIEKIVNYFGSEGPNPCSIEEAVVLMKIMDPFTGK; translated from the coding sequence ATGGATCAGATCAATTGGGGATTAATAGGTTGCGGCAACGTAACAGAACTGAAGAGCGGCCCGGCCTTTAATAAGGTGCCTAACAGTCAGCTTAAAGCTGTGATGCGCCGAGATGGTGAAAAGGCTGCTGATTACGCGCGGCGTCACGGTGTAGAACAATGGTACGATAATGCCTATAAAATGATGGCGGAGGCGGGCATCAATTCGGTTTATATTGCCACCCCTCCATCGTCGCATGTAGAATATACTTTAGCCGGCTTGGAGCGCGGACTTAATGTATACGTTGAGAAACCAGTTACACGCAACGCTGCCGAAGCCCAGCAAATTGCAGATGCCGTAGCTGCAAGCGGTGGTAAACTTACCGTAGCTCACTACCGGCGCGCGCTGCCAATGTTCCTTTATATAAAGCAACTGATAGATGAGCAAGCGATAGGCGAGATCCGCACGGTGCAGATACGCATGTGGAAGACCGCCCAGGCCGAGCAGATACAACAAACGGAAAACAACTGGCGCGTACAACCCGAAATATCGGGAGGGGGGTACTTTCATGACCTTGCCCCGCACCAGCTCGACCTGATGTTATATTACTTCGGCAAGCCTGTAAAGTATCAGGGGTATTCGCTCAATCAAGCCAACCAATATCCTGCCGATGACCATACCTGCGGAAGTATCATTTTTGAGAATAACGTGGTAGTTAACGGCTCGTGGAGTTTTAATGTAGCCAAAAACCAGATAACAGATAGTTGCGAGATCATTGGCACCAAGGGAAAAGTAAGTTTCCCGTTTTTCGGATTCACGGTTGCGCTGGAAACAGATGATATAAATGAAACCAAAACCTTTACCCATCCGCAGCACATTCAGCAGCCCATGATTGAAAAAATAGTTAATTATTTCGGCAGTGAGGGGCCAAATCCTTGCTCAATTGAAGAAGCCGTGGTATTGATGAAGATAATGGACCCGTTTACAGGAAAGTAG
- a CDS encoding DUF6496 domain-containing protein — protein sequence MAKYSQKAGEKVGEVMDEMKEGKLKSGSGKKVTDRKQAIAIGLSEARKEGAKVPKKKD from the coding sequence ATGGCAAAGTATTCACAGAAAGCCGGCGAAAAAGTTGGCGAAGTAATGGACGAAATGAAAGAAGGCAAGCTAAAAAGCGGTAGCGGCAAAAAGGTAACCGATCGTAAACAAGCTATCGCAATCGGACTATCAGAAGCGCGCAAAGAAGGCGCTAAAGTGCCGAAGAAAAAAGATTAA
- a CDS encoding CatB-related O-acetyltransferase, whose product MSYGPNPATKYPLDGHREMAFLKNIITRPNIIVGDYTYYDDLIDPHNFERNVLYHFDFLGDKLIIGNFCAIASGVQFIMNGANHEIKPISTYPFGIFGNGWEKINEGVDLTTKYPFKGDTVIGNDVWIGYGATIMPGVKIGNGAIIASKSVVTKDVPDYAIAGGNPAKLIRMRYDEPIIARLNKIAWWNWSAEKITRHVKLINSTDINALEQVSFL is encoded by the coding sequence ATGAGTTACGGACCCAACCCGGCTACCAAATACCCTTTAGACGGTCATCGCGAAATGGCTTTTCTGAAAAATATCATCACCCGTCCAAACATTATTGTGGGTGATTATACCTATTACGACGACCTGATCGACCCGCACAATTTCGAAAGGAACGTGCTTTACCATTTTGATTTCCTGGGCGATAAACTCATCATCGGTAACTTTTGTGCCATTGCATCGGGTGTACAATTCATCATGAATGGCGCCAATCACGAGATCAAACCTATCTCGACTTATCCATTCGGCATCTTTGGAAATGGCTGGGAAAAGATCAACGAGGGCGTGGACCTTACTACAAAGTACCCCTTCAAAGGGGATACGGTAATTGGCAACGATGTGTGGATAGGCTACGGGGCTACCATTATGCCCGGCGTAAAGATCGGCAATGGAGCCATAATCGCTTCAAAATCTGTAGTGACCAAAGACGTACCCGATTACGCCATTGCGGGCGGCAACCCGGCGAAATTGATCCGTATGCGTTATGATGAGCCAATAATTGCACGCCTTAATAAAATTGCCTGGTGGAACTGGAGTGCAGAGAAGATTACCCGCCACGTCAAACTTATCAATTCGACCGATATAAATGCTTTAGAGCAAGTTAGTTTTCTATAA
- a CDS encoding nucleoside phosphorylase gives MSKIVITIHDADTCEALHLDYIYRMRFISDTDLILNADGSVYHLNLLPGDIADTIILVGDPERVPQVSRHFDTIDLKKGKREFITHTGVMRGKRLSVVSTGIGTDNIDIVLNELDALVNIDLDTRMVKGELNQLNLIRIGTSGAVQADIPIDSLLVSSAAIGLDSLMHYYKRETSAADEELLAAFSKSLNGSGSVLPYFAAGSRELISILGNGFKQGITITAPGFYAPQGRSVRVASAVPQFFEVINQFEYKGQRITNLEMETAGIYGMAAVLGHRAISFNVILANRATNVFSRTPAETMERFIGEVLDRVVEYT, from the coding sequence TTGAGCAAGATAGTGATTACTATACATGACGCCGATACATGTGAAGCGTTGCATTTGGACTATATTTACCGCATGCGATTTATCTCTGATACCGACTTGATTTTGAATGCCGACGGCAGCGTATACCATTTAAACCTGCTGCCCGGCGATATTGCAGATACCATTATCCTGGTCGGCGACCCAGAACGAGTGCCGCAAGTGAGCAGGCATTTCGACACTATCGACCTAAAAAAGGGCAAACGCGAATTTATAACGCATACGGGTGTGATGCGTGGCAAACGGCTTTCTGTTGTGTCTACGGGCATTGGTACAGATAACATAGATATCGTGCTGAATGAGTTAGACGCGCTGGTAAATATTGACCTGGATACGCGTATGGTAAAAGGGGAACTTAACCAACTGAATCTGATTCGCATTGGCACATCGGGGGCGGTACAGGCAGATATTCCGATAGACAGTTTGCTGGTATCATCTGCAGCGATAGGCTTAGATAGCCTGATGCATTATTACAAGCGGGAAACTTCGGCAGCCGATGAGGAATTGCTCGCAGCCTTTAGTAAGTCATTAAATGGCAGTGGTTCTGTTTTACCATATTTCGCGGCAGGCAGCCGGGAACTGATCAGTATTTTGGGCAATGGTTTTAAACAGGGCATCACTATTACTGCGCCGGGTTTTTACGCGCCGCAAGGCAGGTCTGTGAGGGTAGCATCAGCAGTACCGCAATTTTTTGAAGTGATCAATCAATTTGAATATAAAGGACAGCGTATAACCAACCTGGAAATGGAGACCGCCGGTATCTATGGTATGGCTGCCGTGCTTGGCCACCGGGCTATATCATTTAATGTAATTCTGGCCAACCGTGCCACCAATGTTTTTAGCCGAACCCCGGCTGAGACTATGGAAAGGTTTATTGGAGAAGTACTGGATAGGGTAGTTGAATACACCTAA
- a CDS encoding DUF885 domain-containing protein, protein MLTRSVLFAALAFTVFTGCKKDNGAAPQSIKDSTTFARYENHFLEELWKVNPDWATQVGYHKYDSVLIVPSADARDKYVSFAKKQIDSLSRYEIGSLTDAMKIDHHLIENQMQEIQWANQQEKSWEWNPSEYNVIGTFAFILNEKYAPLEKRLRSFYQKMLNIPAYYKEAEKQIKNPVVELTNLAIDQHTGGVSVFENDFADSLKKTDIPKEEKQKMLERAKLSAEAIKGFAAWLKGLKNDHPRSFRLGKDLYQDKFKYDIQSASTPQQVYNSAVERKKYLHREMAKISKQLWPKYFGKEAMPADTLELIGKMIDTLSAKHVRPDEFQSAIAAQIPRLTNFVKDKNLLYIDPTKPLVVRKEPAYMAGVAGASVSSPGPYDKGGNTYYNVGSLAGWPAAKSESYLREYNQYILQILCIHEAIPGHYTQLVYANISPSMIKSILSNGAMIEGWAVYTEQMMLENGFGNNEPEMMLMWYKWNLRSVYNAILDYSVHTGTMTKEQVIKMLTKEAFQQQAEAEGKWKRVSVSSVQLTSYYTGFKEITDLREAYKKKMGDKYKLKDFNEKFLSFGSAPVKYIAELMLKKGGK, encoded by the coding sequence ATGCTAACCAGATCTGTTTTATTTGCGGCACTAGCTTTCACTGTTTTTACCGGCTGCAAAAAGGATAATGGCGCCGCCCCGCAATCCATAAAAGACAGCACAACCTTTGCCCGGTATGAAAATCATTTCCTGGAAGAACTTTGGAAGGTAAACCCCGACTGGGCAACGCAGGTAGGCTACCATAAATATGATAGCGTACTGATTGTGCCAAGTGCAGACGCACGCGACAAATACGTAAGCTTTGCCAAAAAACAAATAGACTCGCTTAGCCGCTACGAGATAGGTTCACTCACCGACGCGATGAAGATAGACCATCATCTCATAGAAAACCAGATGCAGGAAATACAGTGGGCAAACCAGCAAGAAAAATCGTGGGAGTGGAACCCGTCTGAATATAACGTGATTGGCACTTTTGCCTTCATCCTGAATGAAAAATACGCACCCTTAGAAAAGCGCCTGCGCAGTTTTTATCAAAAGATGCTTAACATCCCGGCCTACTATAAAGAAGCCGAAAAGCAGATCAAAAATCCGGTGGTTGAATTGACAAACCTGGCAATAGACCAGCACACGGGCGGCGTATCTGTATTTGAAAATGACTTCGCCGACTCGCTAAAAAAAACAGACATCCCAAAAGAAGAAAAGCAAAAGATGCTGGAGCGTGCTAAGCTATCTGCCGAAGCCATAAAGGGTTTTGCTGCGTGGCTTAAAGGCTTAAAGAACGATCATCCGCGCAGTTTCCGTTTGGGCAAAGACCTGTACCAGGATAAATTTAAATATGATATCCAATCGGCCAGTACGCCTCAACAGGTCTATAACAGCGCGGTTGAGCGCAAGAAATACCTGCACCGCGAAATGGCTAAAATAAGCAAGCAGCTATGGCCAAAATATTTTGGTAAAGAAGCCATGCCTGCAGATACGTTGGAATTGATAGGCAAAATGATAGATACGCTGTCGGCAAAGCATGTGCGGCCCGACGAGTTCCAATCGGCAATCGCGGCGCAGATCCCTCGCCTGACCAACTTTGTAAAAGATAAAAACCTGCTTTACATAGACCCAACCAAACCGTTGGTTGTGCGAAAGGAACCAGCTTACATGGCAGGGGTGGCAGGTGCATCGGTAAGTTCGCCCGGCCCGTATGATAAAGGTGGCAATACCTATTACAATGTGGGCAGCCTGGCAGGGTGGCCTGCCGCAAAATCTGAAAGTTACCTGCGCGAATACAATCAATACATATTGCAGATACTCTGCATCCACGAAGCTATACCAGGCCACTACACGCAACTGGTTTATGCTAATATATCGCCAAGTATGATCAAATCCATACTAAGCAATGGCGCCATGATAGAAGGCTGGGCAGTTTATACTGAACAAATGATGCTCGAAAATGGCTTCGGTAATAACGAGCCCGAAATGATGCTGATGTGGTATAAATGGAACCTGCGTTCGGTATACAATGCCATATTGGATTATAGCGTACATACCGGCACCATGACCAAAGAACAGGTAATAAAAATGCTGACCAAAGAGGCATTCCAGCAGCAAGCCGAAGCGGAAGGCAAGTGGAAACGTGTAAGCGTTTCCAGCGTGCAGCTAACCAGTTACTATACGGGCTTCAAGGAAATAACAGACCTGCGCGAAGCCTACAAAAAGAAAATGGGCGACAAGTACAAGCTTAAAGACTTCAACGAAAAATTCTTAAGCTTTGGCAGCGCCCCGGTAAAATACATTGCAGAGTTGATGCTGAAAAAGGGAGGGAAATAG
- a CDS encoding DinB family protein, translating into MDTKETTIEELIKLLKGGGAHATLKDALADLPENLRSAKPYNLPYSIWQLLEHIRIAQWDMLEFCRDANHKSPKWPDDYWVKETGPADERIWKNSIKQIEHDLEDFIELIKKQDIYKKIPHGDGQTILREALQMADHTSYHTSEIIIIRRLLNAWK; encoded by the coding sequence ATGGATACTAAGGAAACCACCATTGAAGAATTAATAAAGCTGTTAAAAGGCGGCGGAGCACATGCAACACTTAAAGACGCGCTGGCCGACCTGCCCGAAAACTTGCGCAGTGCAAAACCATACAACTTACCCTACAGCATCTGGCAGTTGTTAGAGCACATCCGCATTGCGCAATGGGATATGCTTGAGTTTTGCCGCGACGCCAATCATAAATCGCCTAAGTGGCCCGATGATTATTGGGTGAAAGAGACCGGCCCTGCTGATGAACGCATCTGGAAAAATTCTATAAAGCAGATAGAGCATGACCTGGAAGATTTTATAGAACTGATCAAAAAGCAAGATATCTATAAAAAGATTCCGCATGGCGATGGACAAACAATTTTACGCGAAGCGCTGCAAATGGCAGATCACACGAGTTATCATACCAGCGAGATCATCATTATCCGCAGGTTATTAAATGCATGGAAATAG
- a CDS encoding serine aminopeptidase domain-containing protein, which yields MKKLCFVFMITALTAQAQTGQAAYMQVVTKFKQFYNANQPDSIFAMFSPTVRTALPADKNNQMVGQLHSQLGDLKDITYARNDNGIAIYKASFDKSVLAMKLNVDDKNQIAGLFFDNYTDGATVQQTEALPGETPYISKGLFNAEISGTLLIPPGTGGKVPVVLIIAGSGPTDRDGNSPKLGINTNTYRMLAAALSKAGIASLRYDKKLVGKSVSGTKESQLKIEDYVEDASRIIGELHDDKRFSKVIVFGHSEGSLVGMLASADGPVAGFISAEGAGRPASVLLKEQMKSQPDYIATRVNTVLDSLAKGKVQNNVDVSLYALVRPSIQPYIMSWMRYGPALVMRRLKMPVLILQGTTDLQVSTVDAEKLKKGKSDAELDIIPNMNHILKDAPADRDKNLATYADPNLPLKPELVTDVLNFIGKLK from the coding sequence ATGAAAAAATTGTGCTTTGTTTTTATGATAACCGCGTTAACCGCGCAGGCCCAAACCGGCCAGGCTGCCTATATGCAAGTGGTTACAAAATTTAAACAATTTTATAACGCTAACCAGCCCGACAGCATTTTTGCGATGTTCTCTCCAACGGTAAGAACAGCGCTGCCTGCCGATAAAAATAATCAGATGGTTGGCCAGCTGCACAGCCAGTTGGGAGACCTGAAGGACATTACCTACGCCCGTAACGACAATGGCATAGCGATCTACAAAGCATCGTTCGACAAGTCTGTGCTGGCCATGAAACTTAACGTTGATGACAAGAACCAGATAGCAGGTTTGTTTTTTGATAACTATACCGATGGTGCCACCGTGCAGCAAACGGAAGCCTTGCCGGGCGAAACACCTTACATTTCTAAGGGCTTATTTAACGCGGAGATATCGGGCACACTATTGATCCCGCCCGGTACCGGCGGAAAGGTTCCGGTTGTACTGATCATTGCAGGATCTGGCCCTACAGACCGCGACGGTAACAGCCCTAAACTGGGTATCAATACCAATACCTACCGTATGCTGGCTGCGGCATTAAGTAAAGCAGGCATTGCCAGTTTACGCTATGATAAAAAGCTTGTTGGCAAAAGTGTTTCGGGCACAAAAGAGTCACAATTAAAAATTGAGGATTATGTAGAAGATGCATCGCGTATAATTGGCGAATTACATGACGATAAGCGCTTTTCAAAAGTCATTGTATTCGGCCATAGTGAAGGATCACTGGTGGGGATGCTTGCATCTGCCGACGGGCCTGTGGCAGGTTTTATTTCTGCCGAGGGAGCGGGCAGGCCGGCATCTGTTTTATTAAAGGAACAGATGAAATCGCAGCCTGACTATATAGCCACACGTGTGAATACTGTCTTAGACAGCCTTGCTAAGGGAAAGGTGCAAAACAATGTAGATGTATCATTATACGCGTTGGTACGCCCAAGTATTCAGCCTTATATCATGTCGTGGATGCGTTACGGCCCAGCGCTGGTTATGCGCAGGTTAAAAATGCCTGTTTTGATATTGCAGGGCACAACAGACTTACAAGTTAGCACGGTTGATGCCGAGAAGCTGAAGAAAGGTAAATCTGACGCCGAACTTGACATTATTCCCAACATGAATCACATTTTAAAGGATGCCCCGGCAGACCGTGATAAGAATCTGGCTACTTATGCCGACCCGAACCTGCCGCTAAAGCCGGAGTTGGTGACCGATGTGCTGAATTTCATCGGAAAATTGAAGTAA
- a CDS encoding outer membrane beta-barrel family protein — MTKLIACIIFLCIALSSYSQSNSSAINGKITGPDNQPAISVTVRLLHLPDSAQIKAGNTDANGSFSFETIKSGRYAIVVSGIGYKKQVTGPYVVTPGQRLTIADVKLSEDRIALSEVVIRDKRDYIDTRADKTVLNVDRNILATGINALSVLATAPGVKVNSLGEIAMKAGQRPSVYVNGRQVRLQGADLSAYLQSLQSPDISQVELIQNPSARFDAGGAGGVINIIMKKGANEGFNGAVTGTAGYGSYGKAGLNANGNYRSKGVNVFGSAGIDYNKTFLTIRTDRTINDAEHSAFNTVYDNTQSTPTFNYRFGTDVTISQKHSLGFLISGNTATTDFSKSTATALRKTSADSSFITTSNLKRKVSLTNYNINYQGKLGSHQTLSADVDAAFYSRRSQEQLVTSSSITRPANAITPRLDTLNNLAPTKFDNQSFKIDYGNNLSKTNHLDAGIKGSFVHSTNMQWFNTVVNGVSVPYASLSSDFNYNERIAAAYVNFVHVADKFCYTAGLRAENLRSDANLVSRNERFIRNYNNLFPSLQLIYKPNKSQYIFDYNRRIDYLDYSIVNPIVAYQDNYNLRAGNPYLQPAIINTFQVSYLRPSVLKLSVYAIDTKNMFNFAYYSQNDVTKVLTTTKTNLQTFLSTGVSVELPVKVSKFYNFDFNGDVAYQRYKDYKGYLNKGTGDLILKLNQSFRLADGLSASVYAQYESATFYGVSSFRPNYYLNAGIAKQINPRSTLTVNATDVFNTDRDRYNINFANLNMSVYNKKETQVVRVTYTYRFGKSTVKGARRHTASNAEEQRRMNSAGL, encoded by the coding sequence ATGACTAAACTTATTGCTTGTATTATCTTCTTGTGTATTGCCCTGAGTTCGTATTCACAAAGCAATAGTTCTGCCATTAACGGAAAGATCACCGGCCCTGATAATCAGCCCGCCATCTCTGTAACCGTAAGGTTGTTACACCTGCCCGATTCTGCACAAATAAAAGCCGGCAATACAGATGCTAACGGCTCCTTCTCGTTCGAAACAATTAAAAGCGGCAGGTACGCCATCGTGGTAAGCGGCATAGGCTACAAAAAACAGGTTACAGGGCCATACGTAGTAACACCCGGCCAGCGACTTACCATTGCTGACGTCAAACTTTCTGAAGACAGGATCGCGCTGAGCGAAGTGGTGATACGTGATAAACGGGATTATATTGATACGCGCGCCGATAAAACCGTGTTGAATGTTGACCGTAATATCCTGGCAACAGGCATAAACGCGCTAAGCGTGCTGGCTACCGCACCTGGCGTAAAGGTGAACAGCCTGGGCGAAATAGCCATGAAGGCGGGCCAGCGCCCATCTGTATATGTTAACGGCAGGCAGGTGAGGCTGCAGGGTGCCGACCTTTCTGCTTATTTGCAGAGCCTGCAAAGCCCCGACATTAGTCAGGTAGAGCTGATACAAAATCCATCGGCCAGGTTTGACGCGGGCGGCGCCGGCGGGGTGATCAACATCATCATGAAAAAGGGTGCTAATGAAGGCTTTAATGGCGCGGTAACGGGCACTGCAGGTTATGGCAGTTACGGCAAAGCCGGGCTTAACGCAAACGGTAATTACCGGTCTAAAGGCGTAAACGTATTTGGGTCTGCCGGCATAGATTATAATAAAACCTTTTTAACCATCCGTACAGACCGTACTATAAATGACGCCGAGCATTCGGCATTTAACACAGTTTATGACAATACCCAAAGCACGCCTACTTTTAATTACCGCTTTGGCACAGATGTTACCATCAGCCAGAAACATTCGCTGGGCTTTTTAATATCTGGCAACACAGCAACAACAGATTTTTCTAAAAGTACCGCTACCGCGTTGCGAAAAACCAGCGCGGACTCATCTTTTATTACCACCTCGAACCTTAAAAGAAAGGTGTCACTTACCAACTATAACATCAACTACCAGGGGAAATTAGGAAGCCATCAAACGCTAAGCGCTGATGTCGACGCTGCATTTTATTCGCGCCGTTCGCAGGAACAACTGGTAACATCAAGCAGTATAACCCGCCCGGCGAACGCTATCACGCCAAGGTTAGACACGTTGAATAACCTGGCACCCACCAAATTTGACAACCAGTCTTTCAAAATAGATTATGGCAATAACCTGTCTAAGACAAACCATTTAGACGCGGGTATAAAAGGCAGTTTTGTACACAGCACTAATATGCAATGGTTTAACACGGTTGTTAACGGCGTATCTGTACCTTATGCCAGCTTAAGCAGCGATTTTAATTACAACGAGCGGATCGCTGCTGCCTATGTCAACTTTGTCCATGTGGCAGATAAATTTTGTTATACCGCCGGGCTGCGTGCAGAAAATTTGCGGTCTGATGCTAACCTGGTATCGCGTAATGAGCGCTTTATCCGCAACTATAACAACCTGTTCCCTTCGTTGCAGCTGATCTACAAACCCAATAAATCGCAGTACATTTTTGATTACAACCGCCGCATAGATTATCTGGATTATAGCATTGTGAACCCGATAGTAGCTTACCAGGATAACTACAACCTGCGCGCGGGAAATCCCTACCTGCAGCCTGCCATCATCAATACCTTCCAGGTGTCATACTTACGCCCATCCGTGCTAAAGCTGAGTGTCTATGCCATAGACACCAAAAACATGTTCAACTTTGCTTATTACAGCCAGAATGATGTCACTAAGGTGCTCACCACTACTAAAACCAATCTGCAAACGTTTTTGTCAACCGGGGTTAGTGTGGAGTTGCCGGTTAAGGTGAGCAAGTTTTACAATTTTGATTTCAACGGCGATGTGGCCTATCAACGTTATAAGGATTATAAAGGATATTTGAACAAAGGGACGGGCGACCTGATCCTTAAACTGAATCAAAGTTTCCGTTTGGCTGATGGTTTATCAGCATCCGTTTACGCGCAGTACGAATCGGCAACGTTTTACGGTGTTTCATCATTCAGGCCTAACTATTATCTGAACGCGGGTATCGCGAAACAGATCAACCCAAGGTCTACCCTTACAGTAAACGCGACAGACGTTTTTAATACAGACCGCGACCGTTATAACATTAATTTCGCCAATCTTAACATGTCTGTATACAACAAAAAGGAGACACAAGTTGTACGGGTTACTTACACCTATCGCTTTGGCAAATCAACTGTTAAGGGTGCGCGCAGGCATACAGCTAGTAACGCCGAGGAACAGCGCCGCATGAACTCGGCAGGGCTTTAA
- a CDS encoding DUF1634 domain-containing protein has protein sequence MAAKHSFKDTDMQRIIGLVLRAGVILSISVVFIGGLVYLHRHGSEAVDYHKFIGVPEFVHSLSGIIHGIFNGRGRAVIQMGIILLIITPIVRIIFSAIGFVLEKDWLYVGITLAVLIIIIAGSLTGNVG, from the coding sequence ATGGCAGCAAAGCACAGTTTTAAGGATACAGATATGCAGCGGATCATAGGCCTTGTGCTGCGCGCAGGCGTTATCCTATCTATATCTGTGGTTTTTATTGGTGGCTTGGTTTACTTGCACCGTCACGGCTCAGAAGCTGTTGATTACCACAAATTTATAGGCGTGCCGGAGTTTGTGCACTCTCTTTCCGGCATCATACACGGTATATTTAACGGCAGAGGCCGGGCGGTAATACAAATGGGAATCATCCTGCTTATTATCACACCAATAGTTCGTATTATATTTTCTGCAATAGGCTTTGTGCTGGAGAAAGACTGGCTGTATGTAGGCATAACCCTCGCCGTGCTAATTATCATCATAGCCGGCTCGCTTACGGGTAACGTAGGTTAA
- a CDS encoding sulfite exporter TauE/SafE family protein — MTVLLFTLIVLVGAFAAGLLGSLTGLGGGVVIIPLLSIGLGVNIHYAIGASLVSVIATSTGSAAAYVKEGITNIRIGMFLEIATTLGALIGATLSLFIHAPIIAVIFGVILIFSAVMSVKKKQEIIVTEQAPLAVKLKLNGSYPTAIGRVEYGVRKVGGGFIMMLFAGIISGLLGIGSGALKVIAMDNIMRVPFKVSTTTSNFMIGVTAAASAVVYLQRGYIDPGITMPVVIGVLLGAITGSKILVKTGSSGWLRWVFAVIVTFLAAQMIYNGLNGKI, encoded by the coding sequence ATGACCGTATTGTTGTTTACCCTGATAGTGCTTGTCGGCGCTTTTGCGGCAGGTCTGCTGGGCTCGCTCACAGGTTTGGGCGGCGGGGTGGTGATCATTCCGCTGCTGAGCATCGGTTTAGGCGTCAACATCCATTATGCCATTGGTGCTTCGCTCGTCTCTGTTATAGCCACGTCAACGGGTTCGGCCGCGGCGTATGTAAAGGAGGGAATAACCAATATCCGGATCGGCATGTTCCTTGAGATCGCTACAACACTGGGCGCGCTGATAGGGGCAACGCTATCTCTTTTCATTCACGCGCCTATCATCGCGGTAATATTTGGGGTGATACTCATTTTTTCGGCAGTAATGTCTGTTAAAAAAAAGCAGGAAATCATCGTTACAGAGCAGGCGCCGCTTGCGGTGAAATTAAAATTAAATGGCAGCTACCCTACCGCAATAGGCCGTGTAGAATATGGCGTGCGCAAGGTGGGCGGCGGTTTTATCATGATGCTGTTCGCGGGCATTATATCAGGTTTGCTGGGCATAGGCTCGGGGGCGCTAAAAGTTATCGCCATGGATAATATCATGCGCGTTCCGTTCAAAGTGTCAACCACCACCAGTAATTTTATGATAGGGGTAACGGCAGCGGCCAGCGCGGTGGTTTATTTACAGCGCGGCTATATAGACCCGGGGATTACCATGCCGGTAGTTATAGGAGTTTTATTAGGCGCTATAACCGGGTCGAAGATACTGGTCAAAACAGGTTCATCGGGTTGGCTGCGCTGGGTGTTCGCGGTGATCGTTACTTTCCTGGCGGCGCAGATGATCTACAATGGTTTAAACGGCAAGATCTGA